In one Microcoleus sp. bin38.metabat.b11b12b14.051 genomic region, the following are encoded:
- a CDS encoding methyltransferase domain-containing protein, whose amino-acid sequence MSQDSWNTALYEQNHAFVWQYGESLLNLLAPQAGERIIDLGCGTGQLTAKIAESGAFVQGIDSSLSMISTAKTNYPHLDFAAADARNFQGEVPLDAVFSNAVLHWIKQPDAVINCVEKALKPGGRFVAEFGGQGNVGAIVRALLSVLSEIGFSEPESLNPWYFPSIGEYAGLLEKQGFEVGYAVLFDRPTLLEGGSAGMVNWIEMFAGGFLSGLSDEVRSRAILAVAERLQPTLYQDAGWTADYRRLRVVAVKKSPLLI is encoded by the coding sequence ATGTCACAAGATTCTTGGAATACAGCTCTTTACGAGCAGAATCACGCTTTTGTTTGGCAGTACGGTGAATCGCTTTTGAATTTGCTCGCTCCGCAGGCGGGAGAACGAATTATTGATTTGGGCTGCGGTACGGGACAGTTAACTGCAAAGATTGCTGAAAGCGGTGCTTTTGTGCAAGGTATTGATTCGTCTTTGTCTATGATTTCGACGGCTAAAACAAATTATCCTCACCTTGATTTTGCGGCAGCGGATGCGCGGAATTTTCAAGGGGAAGTGCCGTTAGATGCTGTGTTTTCTAATGCGGTTTTGCACTGGATTAAGCAGCCTGATGCTGTTATTAATTGCGTGGAAAAAGCGCTGAAGCCGGGAGGTCGTTTTGTGGCTGAGTTTGGCGGTCAGGGGAATGTGGGGGCGATCGTCCGGGCGCTTTTGAGTGTTTTGTCGGAAATTGGTTTTTCGGAGCCTGAATCGCTTAATCCTTGGTATTTTCCTAGTATCGGCGAGTATGCTGGGTTGCTGGAAAAGCAGGGTTTTGAGGTGGGTTATGCGGTTTTGTTCGATCGCCCGACTCTTCTAGAAGGCGGTAGCGCGGGTATGGTAAATTGGATTGAAATGTTTGCAGGCGGTTTTTTGTCGGGTTTGTCGGACGAAGTGCGATCGCGCGCAATTCTTGCAGTTGCAGAACGTTTGCAACCGACGCTTTACCAGGATGCTGGTTGGACTGCTGATTATCGCCGCCTTCGGGTTGTTGCTGTCAAAAAATCGCCGTTGTTGATTTAA
- a CDS encoding LysR family transcriptional regulator, whose product MELRHLRYFIAVAEELNFTRAAARLHMAQPPLSQQIQHLEAELGFQLFRRTKRTVQLTEAGQVFFEESQKILQQVDRAIQLGKQTSRGELGQLTVGFVSSSAHNVVPAILQAFRTRCRAVKLELHELTTNEQLQRLRFGQIDIGFVRPPIEEDGINSEIVFREPLIVALPETHPAADSYQFRLHSL is encoded by the coding sequence ATGGAACTGCGACATTTGCGTTACTTTATTGCAGTTGCAGAGGAACTGAATTTCACTCGCGCAGCGGCAAGACTGCACATGGCTCAACCTCCGCTTAGCCAACAAATTCAGCATTTGGAGGCCGAGTTGGGCTTTCAACTGTTTCGCCGCACGAAGCGGACGGTGCAGCTAACGGAAGCGGGACAGGTTTTTTTTGAGGAATCGCAGAAAATTTTGCAGCAAGTCGATCGCGCAATTCAACTCGGCAAACAGACAAGCCGCGGGGAACTCGGCCAACTGACTGTAGGCTTTGTGAGCTCCTCCGCGCACAATGTAGTTCCAGCTATTTTGCAGGCGTTTCGCACTCGATGTCGGGCCGTCAAACTCGAACTGCACGAACTTACCACTAACGAACAGTTGCAGCGGTTGCGGTTCGGGCAAATTGATATCGGCTTCGTGCGTCCTCCGATCGAGGAAGATGGCATAAATTCCGAAATCGTTTTCCGAGAACCTCTGATCGTGGCGCTACCAGAAACGCATCCGGCGGCTGATTCATATCAATTCCGGTTGCACTCCTTATGA
- a CDS encoding DNA-binding protein, which produces MTTAIKQVWVPRFSTGSLLLILTSGLLSCGNLPLSQLNLGFNVASIGDIQQKRQVDGEVYLRGKVENRAPFVGNAAYQLQDGTGKMWILTKQALPQLGDEVLLKGEVRYKSITVKELANRDLGEVYVEEMEQLNRTPAARK; this is translated from the coding sequence ATGACTACTGCAATTAAGCAAGTTTGGGTTCCCAGATTCTCCACAGGCTCTTTATTGCTAATACTTACCAGCGGTTTGCTCAGTTGTGGCAATTTACCTCTGTCTCAACTCAATCTTGGTTTTAATGTTGCTAGCATTGGCGACATTCAACAAAAGCGCCAAGTCGATGGTGAAGTTTATCTCCGGGGAAAAGTGGAAAATCGCGCTCCTTTTGTGGGGAATGCGGCTTATCAACTTCAAGACGGTACTGGTAAAATGTGGATTTTAACTAAGCAAGCTTTACCCCAACTTGGCGATGAAGTTTTGCTGAAGGGAGAAGTTCGCTACAAGAGTATTACTGTGAAGGAATTGGCAAATCGTGATTTAGGTGAAGTTTATGTTGAGGAAATGGAACAGTTAAACCGCACTCCTGCGGCACGTAAATAA
- a CDS encoding 3-isopropylmalate dehydratase, with amino-acid sequence MGKVISGKIFVVDDNIDTDQIIPAEYLTLVPSKPDEYEKLGSYAMIGLPDRYGKFMEPGEIKTQYPIIIAGENFGCGSSREHAPIALGAAGVTAVVALSYARIFFRNCSATGELYPIESVDRLCDLFVTGQEVTIDFESDRIINHTQNLTYSLKPLGDVGPVIDAGGLFAYARATGMIAARS; translated from the coding sequence ATGGGTAAAGTAATTAGCGGTAAAATTTTTGTTGTAGACGACAACATCGATACAGATCAAATTATCCCAGCCGAATACCTGACCCTGGTTCCCTCGAAGCCGGACGAGTATGAGAAACTAGGCAGTTACGCGATGATTGGGTTGCCCGATCGCTACGGCAAGTTTATGGAGCCCGGGGAAATAAAAACCCAATATCCGATTATCATTGCTGGCGAAAATTTTGGCTGCGGTTCTTCGCGGGAGCACGCCCCAATCGCTCTCGGGGCCGCCGGAGTCACAGCGGTGGTGGCTTTGTCTTACGCGCGGATTTTCTTTCGCAATTGCTCGGCTACTGGCGAATTGTACCCGATCGAATCAGTCGATCGGCTTTGCGACTTATTTGTAACAGGCCAAGAAGTCACCATCGATTTTGAGAGCGATCGAATTATCAACCACACTCAAAACCTAACCTACTCGCTCAAGCCTTTAGGAGATGTCGGGCCAGTGATTGATGCCGGAGGGCTGTTTGCTTATGCACGAGCAACGGGAATGATTGCCGCTCGCTCTTAA
- the folD gene encoding bifunctional methylenetetrahydrofolate dehydrogenase/methenyltetrahydrofolate cyclohydrolase FolD, with protein sequence MDVKTAQILDGKALATKIQSELSDRVRALHSLMGRPPGLAVLMVGDNPASAAYVRNKERACAKVGIASFGQHYPANATQAELELAIEALNEDDRVDGILVQLPLPKHLDAISLLYQIAPDKDADGLHPVNLGRLVRSEKGLRSCTPAGVMRLLQEYQIELKGKNAVVLGRSILVGKPMALMLLEADCTVTVAHSRSQNLESITSQADILIAAVGRTEMIAANMVKPGATVIDVGINRVVNPDGTSRLAGDVDFDAVKTVAGFITPVPGGIGPMTVAMLLANTVASYCKKQQG encoded by the coding sequence ATGGATGTCAAAACTGCTCAAATACTAGATGGTAAAGCTTTAGCGACCAAAATTCAAAGCGAGTTGAGCGATCGAGTCCGCGCCCTCCACAGCCTGATGGGGCGTCCTCCGGGACTGGCGGTGCTGATGGTGGGCGACAACCCAGCCAGCGCGGCTTACGTGCGAAACAAAGAGCGAGCCTGCGCTAAAGTCGGTATAGCTTCCTTTGGCCAGCATTACCCAGCCAACGCCACTCAAGCCGAATTGGAACTTGCAATTGAGGCACTCAACGAGGACGATCGAGTAGACGGCATTTTAGTGCAATTACCGCTACCAAAACACTTAGATGCAATTTCGCTACTTTACCAAATCGCCCCCGACAAAGACGCTGACGGACTTCACCCTGTAAATTTAGGCCGCTTGGTGCGCTCTGAGAAAGGTTTGCGGAGTTGTACTCCCGCCGGAGTCATGCGCTTATTGCAGGAATATCAGATTGAGTTAAAAGGAAAAAATGCCGTAGTTTTGGGACGCAGTATTTTAGTCGGTAAACCGATGGCGCTGATGCTGTTAGAAGCAGATTGTACAGTAACAGTAGCTCATTCGCGATCGCAAAATCTAGAATCAATCACCAGCCAAGCCGATATTTTAATCGCCGCCGTCGGGCGCACAGAAATGATTGCAGCTAATATGGTCAAACCCGGAGCAACAGTCATCGATGTCGGTATCAACCGCGTCGTCAATCCAGACGGTACCAGCCGTTTAGCCGGAGATGTAGATTTTGATGCGGTGAAAACAGTAGCCGGATTTATCACCCCAGTACCGGGAGGAATCGGGCCGATGACTGTCGCGATGCTGTTGGCAAATACGGTTGCGAGTTATTGCAAGAAGCAACAGGGTTAA
- a CDS encoding LysR family substrate-binding domain-containing protein — translation MQPELISRAFVELRELSGEPFILFPRSQAPGLYDAIVSFCQQAGFSPIAAQEAIQMQTIVCLVAASMGVAIVPESMQNFQRCGVVYKPLQEPSPIISIALIGRDNPTPAVQRFLQTARDLQ, via the coding sequence GTGCAACCGGAATTGATATCACGGGCTTTTGTGGAATTGCGCGAACTTTCTGGCGAACCGTTTATCTTATTTCCGCGTTCCCAGGCTCCGGGACTGTACGATGCGATCGTCAGTTTTTGCCAGCAAGCAGGTTTTAGTCCGATCGCGGCTCAAGAAGCAATTCAAATGCAAACCATTGTCTGTCTAGTCGCCGCCTCGATGGGAGTGGCAATTGTCCCGGAGTCGATGCAAAATTTCCAGCGCTGCGGTGTTGTTTACAAACCGTTACAGGAACCAAGTCCGATCATCTCAATTGCTCTAATTGGGCGCGACAATCCCACGCCAGCGGTGCAGCGGTTTTTGCAGACAGCCAGGGACTTACAGTAG
- a CDS encoding GNAT family N-acetyltransferase, translating to MANLDIKIREAQMADLELILAFITQKSEFDGAKTLLAATADKLQETLFSQPPLARVLLAEIAGQAVGFAMFYPTYSSLLTQPCLWLDDLFVQAPMRDMGVGTALLKHLAQIAESTNCGRIEWTVNAKNARAIAFYEKQGARILENIRVCRIDGDGIGLLAGK from the coding sequence ATGGCTAATCTAGATATCAAAATTAGAGAAGCACAGATGGCAGATTTAGAACTAATTCTGGCTTTTATTACGCAAAAAAGCGAGTTCGATGGAGCGAAAACTTTGTTGGCAGCAACAGCAGACAAATTGCAGGAAACTTTATTTAGCCAGCCTCCGCTAGCGCGGGTATTATTGGCAGAAATTGCCGGACAAGCGGTAGGATTTGCTATGTTTTATCCTACTTATTCAAGTTTATTGACGCAGCCTTGTCTTTGGCTTGATGATTTATTTGTGCAAGCTCCTATGCGGGATATGGGAGTCGGTACAGCTTTGTTAAAACATTTGGCACAAATTGCTGAATCCACAAATTGCGGGCGGATTGAATGGACTGTTAATGCGAAGAATGCGCGAGCAATTGCTTTTTATGAAAAGCAGGGAGCGCGGATTTTGGAGAATATTAGGGTTTGTCGTATTGATGGGGATGGAATTGGTCTGCTTGCGGGGAAATAA
- a CDS encoding ATP-binding protein: MQYQVDPALMGRQIYQILATSFDREILLQIANTLGAAWGADFCFVGAVVDHKIVNPNACWQNKSDRPNAAVEAADDGAAQIPERSQTPNLKSPSISLEDPVLAKVLADGEIVAISDSGDYLGDSLSNSPVTSLLGRAILAGPARFAGALNGVVVVGKSQHYEWSAADRESLESVSEAIGIAIFQIKKNQEIASLNQQLQRQAKYKNLLGSVTEAIDTSSEVDRILQQVIEHTVDTLQIDRGQILLLKHTDPLLKTRSGNQTPKAKVELVGEFPLKKATNTDTIAPSDAGKHITSAKTKTKEKTANSPSKIPNSKSNNSSAFWLAESNLCRRAFHSAPESLALADARELIANEPEGAAEILKLQGIRALLLVPLTGANGDDSVLGFLMLQHSEIRDWSPEELEVVELVAARSSWAITQTQMLKEAKTLVSERTDQLQQSLEVQQKLYEQSANQLEQVHKLKVIKDEFLSTLSHELRTPLTIMKLAILMLKQAEQPSASRIKYLDILEQQCSKETALVNDLLALKQFEPQQVPISVTKIDLKPLIEDLAGDFEKKWADRGLTLKVDVPKFTPSLETDPDSLKRVLLELLTNAGKYSASGTAVVFDVSEAIGRIVLSVSNFGPGIAAADLPHIFDKFRRGTGITDQAIAGTGLGLALVKCLVQHLNGTIDVSSCPAQSSESDELWRTSFTLTLPQSLADIGHLGE; this comes from the coding sequence ATGCAGTACCAGGTCGATCCTGCCCTGATGGGGCGGCAAATTTACCAAATTCTCGCGACCAGCTTCGATCGAGAAATCCTGCTGCAAATAGCCAATACTTTGGGGGCGGCTTGGGGGGCAGATTTCTGTTTTGTTGGTGCTGTGGTTGACCATAAAATAGTAAATCCAAATGCTTGTTGGCAAAATAAGAGCGATCGCCCCAATGCTGCTGTCGAAGCAGCCGACGACGGTGCAGCTCAAATACCGGAACGCTCCCAAACCCCAAACCTCAAATCGCCTAGCATATCGCTAGAAGATCCCGTCTTGGCAAAAGTGCTAGCAGACGGCGAGATAGTGGCGATATCCGACTCTGGCGACTATCTGGGAGATTCATTGTCCAATTCCCCTGTGACATCACTGCTGGGTCGGGCAATTTTGGCAGGGCCTGCACGATTTGCAGGGGCCCTCAACGGCGTGGTGGTTGTTGGTAAATCGCAACATTACGAGTGGTCTGCCGCTGACAGAGAGAGTCTAGAATCAGTATCCGAGGCGATCGGCATCGCGATTTTTCAAATTAAAAAAAATCAAGAAATTGCCAGTTTAAACCAACAGTTACAGCGACAAGCTAAATACAAAAATCTCCTCGGTTCAGTCACGGAGGCGATCGATACCAGTTCAGAAGTCGATCGAATTTTGCAGCAAGTTATTGAACATACCGTCGATACCCTGCAAATCGATAGAGGACAAATCCTGCTGTTGAAACATACAGACCCTCTATTGAAAACTCGCTCTGGCAATCAAACCCCCAAAGCAAAAGTCGAATTAGTTGGCGAATTTCCTCTGAAAAAAGCTACAAATACAGACACAATAGCACCCAGCGATGCCGGAAAACACATCACAAGTGCAAAAACAAAAACCAAGGAGAAAACTGCCAATTCCCCATCCAAAATCCCTAACTCAAAATCAAATAACTCTTCGGCTTTTTGGCTGGCGGAATCTAATTTGTGCCGCCGAGCATTCCACAGCGCCCCCGAATCCCTCGCCCTAGCTGACGCCAGGGAATTAATCGCCAACGAACCAGAGGGCGCCGCAGAAATCTTGAAACTCCAAGGCATTCGCGCCCTGTTGCTGGTTCCCCTCACGGGCGCCAACGGAGACGACAGCGTGTTGGGATTTTTGATGTTGCAGCACTCGGAGATCCGGGATTGGAGCCCTGAAGAATTGGAAGTTGTGGAATTAGTCGCAGCTCGATCGAGCTGGGCGATTACTCAAACCCAGATGCTTAAGGAAGCAAAAACCCTAGTCTCAGAAAGAACCGATCAGTTGCAGCAAAGTCTCGAAGTGCAGCAGAAACTCTACGAACAATCTGCCAATCAACTAGAGCAAGTGCACAAATTGAAGGTGATTAAAGACGAGTTTCTCAGCACTCTGAGTCACGAGTTGCGAACCCCTTTAACCATCATGAAGCTGGCGATTCTGATGCTCAAACAAGCTGAACAGCCCTCAGCAAGTCGGATTAAATATCTCGACATTCTAGAACAGCAGTGTTCTAAGGAAACCGCTCTAGTTAATGATTTGCTAGCCCTCAAGCAGTTTGAACCCCAGCAAGTCCCGATCTCTGTCACCAAAATCGATCTCAAGCCTTTAATTGAAGATTTAGCTGGAGATTTTGAGAAAAAGTGGGCGGATCGCGGATTGACTCTGAAGGTGGATGTGCCGAAGTTTACCCCGAGCTTGGAAACCGACCCGGACAGTCTCAAGCGGGTGCTGCTGGAACTGCTAACGAATGCTGGCAAATACTCAGCTTCAGGAACGGCCGTAGTTTTCGACGTGTCTGAAGCGATCGGGCGTATTGTCCTGAGCGTTTCTAATTTTGGGCCCGGCATTGCTGCTGCTGATTTGCCCCACATCTTTGACAAGTTCCGGCGCGGAACTGGGATCACAGACCAAGCGATCGCCGGTACGGGTTTGGGTCTGGCTCTGGTAAAGTGTTTAGTACAGCACTTGAATGGTACTATTGATGTGTCTAGCTGTCCGGCACAAAGTTCTGAATCTGATGAATTGTGGCGCACATCTTTTACTCTGACTCTGCCACAATCTCTAGCGGATATCGGCCATCTAGGAGAATAG
- a CDS encoding NUDIX hydrolase gives MTKIHVAIAILYRDGKFLCQLRDDIPNIRYPGHWALFGGHLEPGETPETAVRRELSEEIGWAPATVSLFCCDVEGDIVRHVFHSPLSADVQDLVLHEGWDMQLLTAQDIRVGKCYSQKSGDVRPLGIPHQRILLSFIDSL, from the coding sequence ATGACTAAAATTCACGTTGCGATCGCCATTTTGTACCGAGACGGCAAGTTTCTCTGCCAGTTGCGAGATGATATTCCTAATATCAGGTATCCCGGACATTGGGCTTTGTTTGGCGGACATTTGGAACCTGGAGAAACTCCGGAAACGGCTGTGCGGCGGGAACTATCCGAGGAAATTGGCTGGGCTCCTGCGACTGTTTCTTTGTTTTGTTGCGATGTTGAAGGAGATATTGTTCGCCACGTGTTTCACTCACCGCTTAGTGCGGATGTCCAGGATTTAGTGTTGCACGAGGGTTGGGATATGCAGTTGTTGACAGCCCAGGATATTCGGGTTGGTAAATGCTATTCTCAAAAGTCGGGAGATGTGCGGCCTTTGGGCATTCCTCACCAGCGCATTTTATTGAGTTTTATTGATTCTCTTTGA
- a CDS encoding phosphomannomutase/phosphoglucomutase, with translation MENFNWTKLQNGSDIRGIALEGVPDEKVNLTPEVATILGKSFVGWLVQKINKPVAELTIAIGRDSRLSGPTLMSAVMDGIASVGAKVYDFDMASTPAMFMSTITPGFDCDGAIMLTASHLPFNRNGLKFFTAHGGLQKKDITDILTLAQSNNFDSASAPGNITKHDFISVYANQFVKKIRESVNHPENFEQPLTGLKIVVDAGNGAGGFYVDKVLKPLGADTTGSQFLEPDGTFPNHVPNPEDKQAMQSICQAVIANQADFGIIFDTDVDRSAAVDQFGKELNRNRLIALISAIVLQEHPGSTIVTDSITSDGLTQFIEQDLKGVHHRFKRGYKNVIDESIRLNSAGQESWLAIETSGHGALKENYFLDDGAYLVSKLLIELAKSKLANQSLPDLIANLQEPEESSEFRIKINVDDFKAHGNSVIEQLQEFVSTAADWEIVPNNYEGVRISCTSASESGWFLLRLSLHDPVMALNVESNVKGGVARIVARLLGFFQTTESLDLSALSS, from the coding sequence ATGGAAAATTTCAACTGGACAAAACTCCAAAATGGCTCAGACATTCGCGGTATCGCCCTCGAAGGGGTTCCGGATGAAAAAGTCAACCTAACGCCGGAAGTTGCGACAATTTTAGGTAAATCTTTTGTCGGTTGGCTGGTGCAAAAAATCAACAAACCCGTCGCAGAATTAACAATTGCGATCGGGCGTGACAGCCGTCTGTCAGGGCCAACTTTAATGTCAGCAGTCATGGATGGAATCGCCTCGGTTGGTGCCAAAGTGTACGACTTTGATATGGCTTCAACTCCCGCCATGTTTATGAGTACCATTACCCCGGGTTTTGATTGCGACGGCGCGATTATGCTGACTGCTAGCCATTTGCCTTTTAATCGCAACGGCTTAAAGTTTTTCACCGCCCACGGTGGGTTACAAAAAAAAGATATTACCGATATCTTAACACTAGCCCAAAGCAATAATTTTGATTCAGCCTCAGCGCCCGGTAACATTACCAAGCACGATTTTATCTCAGTTTATGCCAACCAGTTTGTTAAAAAGATTCGGGAATCAGTCAATCATCCCGAGAATTTTGAGCAACCGCTAACCGGGTTGAAAATTGTTGTGGATGCGGGCAATGGTGCGGGCGGTTTTTATGTCGATAAAGTCTTAAAACCTTTAGGTGCAGACACTACCGGCAGTCAGTTTTTAGAACCAGATGGTACTTTCCCCAACCACGTGCCAAATCCCGAAGATAAACAGGCAATGCAGTCAATTTGTCAAGCGGTAATTGCAAATCAAGCTGATTTTGGGATTATTTTTGATACGGATGTCGATCGCAGTGCGGCGGTGGATCAGTTTGGCAAGGAACTCAATCGGAATCGCTTAATTGCCTTGATTTCGGCGATCGTCCTACAAGAACACCCAGGCTCTACGATTGTCACCGATTCTATCACCTCGGATGGCTTAACGCAATTCATCGAACAGGATTTGAAAGGAGTTCACCATCGCTTTAAACGCGGCTACAAAAACGTGATTGACGAGTCAATTCGCCTCAATTCAGCCGGACAGGAATCGTGGCTGGCAATTGAAACCTCTGGACATGGAGCTTTGAAAGAAAATTACTTTCTGGATGATGGCGCTTATTTGGTCAGTAAGTTATTGATTGAATTGGCTAAATCTAAGCTAGCTAATCAATCTTTGCCCGATTTAATTGCTAATTTACAAGAGCCTGAAGAAAGTTCGGAATTTCGGATTAAAATTAATGTGGATGATTTCAAAGCCCACGGAAATAGCGTGATTGAACAACTGCAAGAATTTGTCTCAACCGCAGCCGACTGGGAAATCGTTCCCAATAACTACGAAGGTGTGCGAATTTCCTGCACATCTGCTAGCGAATCCGGCTGGTTTCTGTTACGCTTGTCTCTGCACGATCCGGTGATGGCTTTGAATGTGGAGTCGAATGTTAAGGGTGGTGTAGCTCGCATAGTGGCTCGGCTTTTAGGTTTTTTCCAAACAACTGAATCCCTGGATTTATCGGCACTGTCGAGCTAA
- a CDS encoding D-hexose-6-phosphate mutarotase has protein sequence MSIDQLNAAYGIPGQLTFATGNGGFPMVHIDNGKAKALISVYSGQVLSFQRATETADLMFVSDKAYYAEGKAIKGGVPICWPWFGPDPEGLGRPAHGFVRNRLWNVVSTATTPEGATQVILGIKDTEETRAIWPQAFELAIVITVGTSLTVELITRNLGDKAFPLTQAFHTYFLVGDINRVQVLGLENSQYLDKVDGGIEKTQVGAVAVTGEVDRIYLDVAKEFVINDAALNRRIRIKSSGSKSAVVWNPWVKISASMADLDDTDYQRLICVETTNAATDIVEVPAGGEFRLQAIYSVERD, from the coding sequence ATGAGTATTGACCAATTAAACGCAGCCTACGGCATTCCCGGCCAGCTCACCTTCGCTACAGGAAACGGCGGTTTCCCGATGGTTCACATCGACAACGGTAAAGCTAAAGCCTTGATTTCTGTGTATTCGGGCCAAGTGCTCTCCTTCCAACGGGCCACCGAAACCGCTGACTTGATGTTCGTCAGCGACAAAGCCTATTACGCCGAAGGAAAAGCCATCAAAGGCGGTGTACCCATTTGTTGGCCGTGGTTTGGCCCAGATCCCGAAGGGCTGGGGCGTCCCGCTCACGGGTTTGTTCGCAATCGCCTCTGGAATGTTGTCAGCACCGCCACTACCCCAGAGGGCGCCACCCAAGTGATTCTAGGGATCAAGGATACTGAGGAAACTAGAGCAATTTGGCCTCAAGCTTTTGAACTGGCGATCGTCATTACTGTCGGTACCAGTCTCACTGTAGAATTAATTACCCGCAATCTAGGTGATAAAGCATTTCCCCTCACCCAAGCTTTCCACACCTATTTCCTAGTCGGCGATATCAACCGCGTGCAGGTTTTGGGTCTAGAAAACAGCCAGTATCTTGATAAAGTTGATGGTGGTATCGAAAAAACTCAAGTGGGTGCAGTCGCGGTTACAGGTGAAGTCGATCGCATTTATCTCGATGTCGCCAAGGAATTCGTCATTAACGATGCCGCCCTCAATCGTCGGATTCGCATCAAATCCTCTGGTAGTAAATCCGCCGTAGTCTGGAATCCCTGGGTGAAAATTTCTGCCAGCATGGCCGACCTCGACGATACAGATTACCAGCGCTTAATCTGCGTAGAAACCACCAATGCGGCGACAGATATTGTGGAAGTCCCCGCCGGTGGCGAGTTCCGCTTGCAAGCAATTTACAGCGTCGAACGCGACTAA